In one Parvibaculum sp. genomic region, the following are encoded:
- the gcvPA gene encoding aminomethyl-transferring glycine dehydrogenase subunit GcvPA, whose product MRYLPLTETDRREMLGVIGAKTVDELFRDVPERARLEGLVDLPRRKGELDVERALAKMASRNVAAGSVPFFVGAGAYRHHVPASVDHLIQRSEFLTSYTPYQPEITQGTLQYLFEFQTQVAMITGMEVANASMYDGSTGCGEAVLMAHRVTRRKKAVLSGTLHPQYAEVVRNLSEFADYELEVMPAAVPGTTEDIVAHIADDTSCVVVQTPGFFGELVDLRPIAEAAHAKGALLIAVVPEIVSLGAVTPPGEMGADIVVGEGQSIGNGLNFGGPYVGLFATRQKFIRQMPGRLCGETVDADGKRGFVLTLSTREQHIRREKATSNICTNSGLCCLAFTIHMSLLGEEGYKRLARINHAAAVNLAERLAKVPGVEILNQAFFNEFTMRLSRPAAEVVDALADKGVLGGVPASRLLPGAGLDDLLIVASTEINTDADRAAYAAALEEVL is encoded by the coding sequence ATGCGCTACCTGCCCCTGACCGAAACCGACCGCCGCGAAATGCTCGGCGTCATCGGCGCGAAAACTGTCGACGAGCTGTTCCGCGATGTGCCGGAACGTGCGCGCCTCGAAGGTCTTGTCGATCTGCCGCGCCGCAAGGGCGAGCTCGATGTCGAGCGCGCACTCGCAAAGATGGCCTCAAGGAACGTCGCGGCCGGTTCGGTGCCGTTCTTCGTCGGTGCGGGCGCCTATCGCCATCATGTGCCGGCTTCCGTCGATCATCTGATCCAGCGTTCGGAGTTCCTCACCTCCTACACGCCCTATCAGCCCGAGATTACGCAAGGCACGCTGCAATACCTGTTCGAATTCCAGACCCAGGTGGCGATGATCACCGGCATGGAAGTGGCGAACGCCTCGATGTATGACGGCTCGACCGGATGCGGCGAGGCGGTGCTGATGGCGCATCGCGTGACCAGGCGCAAGAAGGCCGTGTTGTCGGGCACGTTGCACCCGCAATATGCCGAGGTCGTCCGCAACCTGTCGGAATTCGCCGACTACGAACTCGAGGTGATGCCGGCGGCGGTGCCGGGAACGACCGAAGACATCGTCGCCCATATCGCCGACGACACGAGTTGCGTCGTCGTGCAGACGCCGGGTTTCTTCGGTGAGTTGGTCGATCTTCGCCCCATCGCCGAGGCCGCACATGCGAAGGGCGCGCTGCTGATCGCGGTCGTGCCGGAGATCGTTTCGCTGGGCGCCGTCACGCCGCCCGGCGAGATGGGTGCCGACATTGTGGTGGGCGAGGGGCAGTCGATCGGCAACGGCCTCAATTTCGGCGGGCCCTATGTCGGTCTCTTCGCCACACGACAGAAGTTCATCCGCCAGATGCCCGGCCGCCTCTGCGGCGAGACGGTCGACGCCGATGGCAAGCGCGGCTTCGTGCTGACGCTGTCGACGCGCGAACAGCACATCCGCCGCGAAAAGGCGACATCCAACATCTGCACGAACTCGGGCCTCTGTTGCCTCGCCTTCACGATCCATATGTCGTTGTTGGGTGAGGAGGGCTACAAGCGTCTCGCGCGCATCAACCACGCCGCCGCCGTCAACCTTGCTGAACGGCTGGCGAAAGTGCCGGGTGTCGAAATTCTCAACCAGGCTTTCTTCAACGAATTCACGATGCGCTTGTCCAGGCCGGCAGCCGAAGTCGTCGATGCGCTGGCCGACAAGGGCGTGCTCGGCGGCGTGCCGGCATCGCGTCTGCTGCCGGGCGCCGGGCTCGACGATTTGCTGATCGTCGCCTCAACCGAAATCAATACCGATGCGGACCGTGCCGCCTATGCCGCCGCGCTTGAGGAGGTGCTCTGA
- the gcvPB gene encoding aminomethyl-transferring glycine dehydrogenase subunit GcvPB, whose product MNKQGRPTSIAGASSAAHETFTGNRALQLEEALLFELDNPGACGVDLDEPAPFTARLGNFERHGRIGLPSVSEPEIVRHYVRLSAKNYSIDAGLYPLGSCTMKHNPRLNEKMARLPGIGDLHPLQPVKTVQGALELMDTLAHWLKELTGMPGVALSPKAGAHGELCGMMAIRAALIARGEDEARSRVLVPESAHGTNPATAALLGYKVDAIPATKEGRVDLEAFKAKLGPDVAAIMLTNPNTCGLFERDIIEIADAVHEAGAYFYCDGANFNAIVGRVRPGDLGVDAMHINLHKTFSTPHGGGGPGAGPVVFSEALAPFAPRPYVVHGTDGFRLVETAEDAKADGTTPFGRMTAFHGQMGMFVRALAYMMSHGSDGLRQVAEDAVLNANYVLASLKNDLSAPFEGPCMHEALFDDRFLKGTGVETLDFAKAMIDEGYHPMTMYFPLVVHGALLIEPTETESKQAVDLFIATLKDLARAAKSNDKERFTGAPYLSPRRRLDETAAARSPVLRWVPPAPKQAAE is encoded by the coding sequence ATGAACAAACAAGGACGCCCGACCTCGATCGCCGGTGCATCGTCGGCCGCGCATGAGACCTTCACCGGCAACCGCGCCTTGCAGCTCGAAGAGGCGCTCCTTTTTGAACTCGACAATCCGGGTGCCTGCGGCGTCGATCTCGATGAGCCCGCCCCCTTCACCGCGCGCCTCGGAAATTTCGAGCGCCATGGGCGCATCGGCCTGCCCAGCGTGTCGGAGCCAGAGATCGTGCGGCACTATGTGCGGCTGTCGGCCAAGAACTACTCGATCGACGCCGGTCTCTATCCGCTCGGCTCCTGCACGATGAAACACAATCCGCGCCTCAACGAAAAAATGGCGCGGCTGCCGGGCATTGGCGATCTGCACCCGTTGCAGCCGGTCAAAACGGTGCAAGGCGCGCTTGAACTGATGGACACGCTGGCGCATTGGTTGAAAGAACTGACAGGTATGCCGGGCGTGGCGCTTTCACCCAAGGCCGGCGCACATGGCGAGCTCTGCGGCATGATGGCCATTCGCGCGGCGCTGATCGCGCGCGGCGAGGACGAAGCGCGCAGCCGCGTGCTGGTACCCGAATCGGCGCATGGCACCAACCCGGCGACGGCGGCGCTGCTCGGCTACAAGGTCGATGCCATTCCGGCAACGAAGGAAGGTCGTGTCGATCTCGAAGCCTTCAAGGCGAAGCTCGGGCCCGATGTCGCCGCGATCATGCTGACCAACCCGAACACCTGCGGCCTTTTCGAACGCGACATCATCGAAATCGCCGATGCGGTGCATGAAGCGGGCGCCTATTTCTACTGCGACGGCGCCAACTTCAACGCCATTGTCGGCCGCGTACGGCCGGGTGATCTCGGCGTCGACGCCATGCACATCAACCTGCACAAGACCTTCTCGACGCCGCATGGCGGCGGCGGGCCGGGCGCGGGGCCGGTGGTCTTCTCCGAGGCGCTGGCGCCCTTCGCGCCACGCCCCTATGTGGTGCACGGGACGGACGGTTTCCGTCTGGTCGAAACGGCCGAGGACGCGAAGGCCGACGGCACAACGCCCTTCGGCCGCATGACCGCCTTCCACGGCCAGATGGGCATGTTCGTTCGCGCGCTGGCCTACATGATGAGCCACGGTTCGGACGGGCTGCGCCAGGTCGCCGAGGACGCGGTGCTGAACGCCAATTATGTCTTGGCCTCGCTGAAGAACGATCTCTCGGCGCCATTTGAAGGCCCGTGCATGCATGAGGCGCTGTTCGACGATCGCTTCCTGAAGGGCACAGGCGTCGAAACGCTCGACTTCGCCAAGGCGATGATCGACGAGGGCTACCACCCGATGACGATGTATTTCCCGCTGGTGGTGCATGGCGCGCTGCTGATCGAGCCGACCGAGACGGAATCGAAACAGGCCGTCGATCTCTTCATTGCGACGCTGAAGGATCTCGCCCGCGCCGCGAAGTCGAACGACAAGGAACGCTTCACCGGCGCGCCTTACCTTTCGCCGCGCCGCCGCCTCGACGAAACCGCCGCCGCCCGCAGCCCGGTGCTGCGCTGGGTGCCGCCCGCCCCGAAACAGGCGGCCGAATAG
- a CDS encoding nucleotidyltransferase family protein yields MDEARFLSLALANETNRAILDLLPELDLPDAWLVSGSLFQAVWNGLTGRAPDYGIKDYDVFYFDPDTSWDAEDRAIACAHALFAPRGIEVELRNQARVHLWYPEKFGMPYPQLTCACDGIDRFLAPACMVGVQAAGGGLRTYAPFGFGDIETMTIRPNPVANFNADRLAEKAARWKEKWPELTIVESGQAALRRS; encoded by the coding sequence ATGGACGAAGCGCGGTTTCTTTCGCTGGCGCTCGCCAACGAGACCAACCGCGCGATCCTCGACCTGCTGCCCGAACTCGATCTGCCAGACGCATGGCTTGTGTCGGGCAGCCTCTTTCAGGCGGTCTGGAACGGGCTGACAGGCCGCGCACCGGATTACGGCATCAAGGACTACGACGTCTTCTATTTCGACCCCGACACGAGTTGGGACGCGGAAGATCGCGCCATCGCGTGTGCGCACGCTCTCTTCGCGCCGCGCGGCATCGAAGTCGAATTGCGCAACCAGGCGCGCGTCCACCTCTGGTATCCGGAAAAATTTGGCATGCCCTATCCGCAGTTGACATGTGCCTGCGACGGCATCGACCGCTTTCTGGCGCCGGCCTGCATGGTTGGCGTGCAGGCGGCGGGCGGGGGCTTGCGAACCTATGCCCCCTTCGGCTTCGGCGACATCGAGACCATGACCATCCGTCCGAATCCCGTCGCCAATTTCAACGCCGACCGTCTCGCCGAGAAGGCCGCGCGCTGGAAGGAAAAGTGGCCGGAGCTGACGATTGTCGAAAGCGGTCAGGCCGCCTTGAGACGCTCCTGA
- a CDS encoding dienelactone hydrolase family protein has translation MLNNYTKTEFTHEDETRPVYVRGHGPAVIVIHEIPGITPEVIRFSDWVVDAGFRVYMPELLGEAGKPLTNGYVLSSIAKLCVRREFHILASNRSSPVTVWLRALARHAHEEAGGKGVGAVGMCFSGNFALSMMMEPTMLAPVLSQPSMPFPAGAARKAALHVSPEELACVKDRCAKGAKVLGLRFKGDFMCPPEKFESLRRELGDAFEGIEIDDRHANPDSPAPKPHSVLTVDLIDRDGEPTKEAAKRVIAFFQERLKAA, from the coding sequence ATGCTGAACAACTACACAAAGACCGAATTCACCCATGAGGACGAAACCCGCCCGGTCTATGTGCGGGGGCATGGCCCGGCCGTCATCGTCATCCACGAAATTCCCGGCATCACCCCGGAGGTGATCCGCTTTTCCGACTGGGTGGTCGACGCCGGGTTTCGCGTCTACATGCCCGAACTGCTGGGCGAGGCCGGCAAACCGCTGACAAACGGCTATGTGCTTTCCTCGATCGCAAAGCTCTGTGTGCGCCGCGAGTTCCACATCCTTGCGTCCAACCGGTCGAGCCCCGTCACCGTCTGGCTCCGCGCGCTGGCGCGGCACGCGCATGAGGAGGCCGGCGGCAAGGGCGTCGGCGCGGTCGGCATGTGCTTCTCGGGAAATTTCGCGCTATCGATGATGATGGAGCCGACGATGCTGGCGCCCGTCCTGTCGCAGCCCTCGATGCCTTTCCCGGCCGGCGCGGCGCGCAAGGCGGCGCTGCATGTGTCGCCGGAGGAGCTTGCTTGCGTCAAGGATCGCTGTGCGAAGGGCGCCAAGGTGCTGGGCCTGCGCTTCAAGGGCGACTTCATGTGCCCGCCGGAAAAGTTCGAGAGCCTGCGCCGCGAGCTCGGCGATGCGTTCGAAGGAATCGAAATCGACGACCGCCACGCCAATCCCGATTCGCCAGCCCCGAAGCCGCATTCGGTGCTGACCGTCGACCTGATCGACCGCGACGGCGAACCGACCAAGGAGGCGGCCAAGCGCGTGATCGCGTTTTTTCAGGAGCGTCTCAAGGCGGCCTGA
- a CDS encoding ATP F0F1 synthase subunit B (Produces ATP from ADP in the presence of a proton gradient across the membrane. Subunit B is part of the membrane proton channel.), protein MFASPDFWVLISFLMFIGLLVYYKVPGMIGGLLDKRAADIAAELDEARRLREEAQQLLASYQRKQREAMKEAEDIVAQAKVEAENLAREIRANMEAQVERRTRLAEDKIAQAESQALSEVRATAANVAIGAARKVIADKVTAAEDEKLVERSIADLASKLH, encoded by the coding sequence ATGTTCGCGTCTCCCGATTTCTGGGTGCTGATTTCCTTCCTGATGTTCATCGGGCTGCTGGTCTACTACAAGGTGCCCGGCATGATCGGGGGGCTTCTCGACAAACGCGCCGCCGACATCGCGGCCGAACTCGACGAAGCACGGCGGCTGCGCGAGGAGGCGCAACAGCTTCTCGCCTCCTACCAGCGCAAGCAGCGCGAAGCCATGAAAGAGGCCGAGGACATCGTTGCCCAGGCGAAGGTCGAGGCCGAGAACCTCGCCAGGGAAATCCGCGCCAATATGGAAGCGCAGGTCGAGCGGCGCACCAGGCTCGCCGAGGACAAGATTGCCCAGGCCGAATCGCAGGCGCTGAGCGAGGTCCGCGCAACCGCCGCCAATGTGGCCATCGGCGCGGCCCGCAAGGTGATCGCCGACAAGGTGACCGCGGCTGAAGACGAAAAGCTGGTCGAACGCTCGATCGCAGATCTCGCCTCCAAGCTGCACTGA
- a CDS encoding F0F1 ATP synthase subunit B' — translation MPQLEFHTFVPQLVWLAITFGFLYLMMARVALPRIANVLEERRDRIADDLDQAEQFKRQTDEAIAAYEKALADARANAHEIAQATRDKLNEETERQRKSIEARLAEKIAAAEKQIAATKEKALGNVRAVAIEVADAVVTELLGGADRAAAERAVDGELK, via the coding sequence ATGCCGCAACTAGAATTTCATACCTTCGTGCCGCAGCTTGTCTGGCTGGCGATCACGTTCGGCTTTCTCTATCTGATGATGGCCCGCGTGGCGCTGCCGCGCATCGCCAACGTCCTTGAGGAACGCCGCGACCGCATCGCCGACGATCTCGACCAGGCCGAGCAGTTCAAGCGGCAGACGGACGAAGCCATTGCCGCCTACGAGAAGGCACTGGCGGATGCCCGCGCCAACGCGCATGAGATCGCGCAGGCGACCCGCGACAAGCTGAACGAAGAAACCGAACGGCAGCGAAAGTCGATCGAGGCGCGCCTCGCCGAAAAAATCGCCGCCGCCGAAAAGCAGATTGCCGCGACCAAGGAAAAGGCGCTCGGCAATGTGCGTGCCGTGGCCATTGAGGTGGCCGATGCCGTTGTCACCGAACTCCTCGGCGGTGCCGACCGTGCCGCCGCCGAGCGCGCGGTCGACGGCGAACTCAAATAG
- a CDS encoding F0F1 ATP synthase subunit C yields MEAEAAKLIGAGIACIALAGAGVGIGTIFGNYLAGALRNPTAAQGQFGNALLGFALAEATGLFGLAVAFLILFAF; encoded by the coding sequence ATGGAAGCAGAAGCTGCAAAGCTCATCGGTGCGGGTATCGCCTGTATCGCTCTTGCCGGCGCCGGCGTCGGCATCGGCACGATTTTCGGCAACTACCTGGCGGGCGCCCTGCGCAACCCGACCGCGGCGCAGGGCCAGTTCGGCAATGCGCTGCTCGGCTTCGCACTTGCCGAAGCGACGGGCCTGTTCGGCCTCGCCGTCGCGTTCCTGATCCTCTTCGCGTTCTGA
- a CDS encoding F0F1 ATP synthase subunit A, whose amino-acid sequence MHQFEIKTLFPMQFGNIDASFTNSSLFMVLAAAVVTGLMLTGINRRAMVPGRLQSIVELSYEFIANMLRDNVGSAGLRFFPFVFTLFTFILACNLLGMIPYSFTVTSHIIVTFALAFFIFIGVTIIGFAVHGIGFVKFFVPHGVPVYLLPLVVPIEVVSYLTRPISLSVRLFANMMAGHTVLKVFAGFVIALGAFGVAPGIVPLVFMVGLTGLEVLVAALQAYVFAILTCIYLNDALHMH is encoded by the coding sequence ATGCACCAGTTCGAGATCAAGACGCTTTTCCCGATGCAGTTCGGGAATATCGATGCTTCCTTCACCAATTCATCGCTGTTCATGGTTCTGGCCGCCGCGGTCGTGACCGGCCTGATGCTCACCGGCATCAACCGCCGCGCCATGGTGCCGGGACGGCTGCAATCGATCGTCGAGCTCTCCTACGAGTTCATCGCCAACATGCTGCGCGACAATGTCGGCTCGGCGGGTTTGCGTTTCTTCCCCTTCGTGTTCACGCTCTTCACGTTCATTCTGGCGTGCAACCTCCTGGGCATGATCCCCTATTCCTTCACGGTGACCAGCCACATCATCGTCACCTTCGCGCTCGCCTTCTTCATCTTTATCGGCGTGACGATCATCGGCTTTGCCGTGCATGGGATCGGCTTCGTGAAGTTCTTCGTTCCGCATGGCGTCCCGGTCTACCTGCTGCCGCTGGTGGTGCCGATCGAGGTCGTGTCGTACCTGACGCGTCCGATCAGCCTGTCGGTTCGTCTCTTCGCCAACATGATGGCCGGTCATACGGTTCTGAAGGTGTTCGCGGGCTTCGTCATCGCGCTCGGCGCCTTCGGCGTCGCGCCCGGCATCGTGCCGCTGGTGTTCATGGTCGGTCTGACCGGCCTCGAAGTCCTTGTCGCGGCGCTGCAGGCCTATGTGTTCGCGATCCTGACCTGCATCTATCTCAACGACGCCTTGCATATGCACTGA
- a CDS encoding AtpZ/AtpI family protein gives MADHQDGKTPDTSGAEKGRNSDLADFGARLRKTQQAHLKPASGRGRSTAMGIAFRLVTELVAGVFVGMAIGWVLDGWLGTRPWFLLVFFFIGAAAGILNVYRAARQIAASAERDASGDQQG, from the coding sequence TTGGCGGACCATCAGGACGGCAAAACTCCGGACACTTCCGGCGCGGAAAAGGGGCGCAACTCCGATCTCGCGGATTTCGGCGCCAGGCTGCGGAAAACGCAGCAGGCCCACCTGAAGCCCGCGTCCGGCAGGGGCCGGAGCACGGCCATGGGCATTGCCTTCCGGCTGGTCACCGAACTGGTGGCCGGCGTTTTTGTCGGGATGGCGATCGGCTGGGTTCTGGACGGCTGGCTCGGCACGCGGCCCTGGTTTTTGCTGGTGTTTTTCTTCATCGGCGCGGCGGCGGGCATTTTGAATGTGTACCGGGCGGCACGGCAGATCGCCGCTTCAGCCGAACGGGACGCAAGCGGCGATCAACAGGGCTGA
- the smc gene encoding chromosome segregation protein SMC: protein MKFNRLRLSGFKSFVDPTDVVIEPGLTGIVGPNGCGKSNLLEAMRWVMGENSFKNMRGSGMEDVIFSGTSGRPARNHAEVVLYIDNGDRSAPPAYNDSETIEVSRRIERDQGSTYRINGREVRARDVQLLFADASTGAHSPALVRQGQIAQLISSKPINRRRILEEAAGITGLYTRRHEAELRLRAAETNLTRLDDVVAQLESQLASLKRQARQAVRYRNLSGHIREAEAILLHLKWTHAVELLAHEEERLATTDIRVTELTREAAAASTMEAQAADALPPLRETEAAAAARLHRLTVERDNLDAEEARAREQAERLTARLQQIAQDLARERDLIEDTQAAIARLDEEAGALRAAEEGQTQAQGEAEARVEETRGRLDAREHELDQLNQEIARLSAERNSLVRSIDAGRQRIEKLERQLAEIVRERETLADAEEKKAQIALQSAELDAAAARMADAERVTLEAEEARRTAQEAEKSAREPLQVAERVAGDLAAEAKTLTDLLSVGESDLWPPMIDAVSVEHGYETALGAALGDDLAVPGDKAAPIHWDALPPFETAPELPDGATPLSYFVQGPAALSRRLSQIGIVVSGEDGKRLQALLKPGQRLVTREGALWRWDGYTAAADAPTASARRLEQRNRLADLEAELGAARENARAARSAFDAAHVAAEDATAREQQQRQALREAQAEHNRIRETLTAAERAASAQLSRLAALTESEERLTGDRVEAGRTLEEAEVALQNLKPDEELRLRASELRDLVASLRLELSEARAQHEGLRREAEARTRRLDVIAEESAAWQSRAANAGKQIETLETRRVEAEAELKTLESVPAQIEEKRHALMSHIGAAETARGEAADALASAEKLLSETTKHAKDVQSHLAETREERARIDGLVDGARERRREAEERVREVLECEPADALAQANLAEGADLPDLEQIDAKLERLKRERESLGGVNLRAEEEARELTEQLETMTGEREDLVSAIAKLRQGIGSLNREGRERMLEAFEKVNANFSRLFTHLFGGGEAHLKLTESDDPLEAGLEIFARPPGKRLQVMSLLSGGEQALTAMSLIFAVFLTNPSPICVLDEVDAPLDDANVERFCDLMDEMTRTTDTRFLIITHHALTMARMNRLFGVTMQERGVSTLVSVDLDVAERIREAS, encoded by the coding sequence GTGAAGTTCAATCGCCTCCGCCTTTCGGGTTTCAAATCCTTCGTCGATCCGACCGATGTCGTCATCGAGCCGGGGCTGACCGGCATTGTCGGTCCAAACGGCTGCGGCAAGTCGAACCTGCTCGAGGCGATGCGCTGGGTGATGGGCGAAAACTCGTTCAAGAACATGCGCGGCTCGGGCATGGAGGATGTGATCTTCTCCGGCACCAGCGGCCGCCCGGCGCGCAACCATGCCGAGGTCGTTCTCTATATAGACAATGGCGACCGCTCGGCGCCGCCCGCCTATAACGACAGCGAAACCATCGAAGTGTCGCGGCGGATCGAGCGCGACCAGGGCTCGACCTATCGCATCAACGGCCGCGAAGTGCGGGCGCGCGACGTGCAGTTGCTTTTCGCCGACGCGTCGACGGGCGCGCATTCGCCGGCACTGGTGCGTCAGGGTCAGATCGCGCAGCTCATCTCGTCGAAGCCGATCAACCGCCGCCGCATTCTCGAAGAAGCGGCCGGTATCACCGGGCTCTATACGCGCCGTCACGAGGCGGAACTTCGGCTGCGGGCGGCGGAGACCAACCTCACCCGCCTCGACGATGTGGTGGCGCAGCTTGAATCGCAGCTTGCGAGCCTCAAGCGGCAAGCGCGGCAGGCCGTGCGCTACCGCAATCTGTCGGGCCATATCCGCGAAGCGGAAGCGATCCTGCTGCATCTCAAATGGACCCATGCGGTCGAGTTGCTGGCGCATGAGGAAGAGCGGCTTGCGACGACCGATATTCGCGTCACCGAGCTGACCCGCGAGGCGGCAGCGGCATCGACCATGGAAGCGCAGGCCGCCGACGCACTGCCGCCCTTGCGCGAAACCGAAGCGGCGGCGGCCGCGCGGCTGCACCGTCTTACCGTCGAGCGCGACAATCTCGACGCCGAAGAAGCCCGCGCCCGCGAGCAAGCCGAGCGCCTGACGGCGCGGCTGCAGCAGATCGCGCAGGATCTCGCGCGCGAACGCGACCTGATCGAAGACACGCAAGCCGCCATCGCCCGGCTCGACGAGGAAGCCGGCGCGCTTCGTGCGGCTGAAGAAGGCCAGACGCAAGCGCAGGGCGAGGCCGAGGCGCGTGTCGAGGAAACGCGCGGCCGGCTCGACGCGCGCGAGCATGAGCTCGACCAGCTCAACCAGGAAATCGCGCGGCTTTCCGCCGAGCGCAACAGCCTTGTGCGCAGCATCGATGCCGGCCGCCAGCGTATCGAAAAACTGGAGCGCCAGCTTGCCGAAATCGTCCGCGAGCGCGAGACGCTGGCGGATGCCGAGGAGAAGAAGGCGCAGATCGCACTGCAATCGGCGGAGCTCGATGCAGCGGCGGCGCGGATGGCCGATGCCGAGCGCGTCACGCTGGAAGCCGAAGAGGCGCGCCGCACCGCGCAGGAGGCTGAAAAGTCCGCGCGCGAACCGTTGCAGGTCGCCGAACGCGTGGCGGGAGATCTCGCGGCCGAAGCGAAGACGCTCACCGATCTGTTGTCGGTCGGCGAGAGCGACCTCTGGCCGCCGATGATCGACGCTGTGTCGGTCGAGCATGGCTACGAAACCGCGCTTGGCGCGGCACTCGGCGACGATCTTGCTGTGCCGGGCGACAAGGCGGCGCCGATCCACTGGGACGCGCTGCCGCCGTTCGAGACAGCGCCCGAACTTCCGGATGGCGCGACACCGCTTTCCTATTTCGTGCAAGGGCCGGCGGCACTTTCCCGCCGCCTGTCGCAAATCGGCATTGTCGTGTCGGGCGAAGACGGCAAGCGCCTGCAGGCGCTGCTCAAGCCAGGCCAGCGGCTTGTCACGCGCGAGGGCGCGCTGTGGCGCTGGGACGGCTACACGGCGGCAGCCGATGCGCCGACGGCGTCGGCCCGGCGGCTTGAACAACGCAACCGGCTGGCCGATCTCGAAGCCGAGCTCGGCGCGGCGCGCGAAAACGCAAGAGCGGCGCGTTCGGCTTTCGATGCCGCCCATGTCGCGGCCGAGGACGCGACGGCACGCGAACAGCAGCAAAGGCAGGCGCTGCGCGAGGCGCAAGCCGAACACAACCGCATCCGCGAAACGCTGACGGCAGCGGAGCGCGCGGCATCCGCGCAACTTTCACGTCTTGCGGCACTCACCGAATCCGAGGAGCGCCTGACCGGCGACCGGGTCGAAGCCGGCCGGACGCTTGAAGAAGCCGAAGTCGCGCTTCAAAACCTGAAGCCCGACGAGGAATTGCGGCTGCGTGCCAGCGAATTGCGCGATCTCGTGGCCTCCCTTCGGCTTGAGCTTTCCGAAGCGCGGGCCCAGCACGAAGGTTTGCGCCGCGAAGCCGAGGCGCGGACACGACGGCTCGATGTCATCGCCGAGGAAAGTGCGGCATGGCAGTCGCGCGCCGCCAACGCGGGCAAACAGATCGAGACGCTGGAAACGCGGCGCGTCGAAGCCGAAGCCGAATTGAAGACGCTCGAAAGCGTGCCGGCCCAGATCGAGGAAAAGCGGCACGCGCTGATGAGCCATATCGGCGCGGCCGAAACGGCGCGCGGGGAAGCGGCCGACGCGCTGGCAAGCGCCGAGAAACTGCTTTCCGAAACCACCAAACACGCAAAAGATGTGCAGTCGCATCTCGCCGAAACGCGCGAGGAACGGGCGCGGATCGACGGGCTGGTGGACGGTGCGCGGGAGCGGCGGCGCGAGGCAGAAGAGCGCGTGCGGGAGGTGCTGGAGTGCGAACCGGCGGACGCGCTGGCGCAGGCCAATCTCGCCGAAGGCGCCGACCTGCCGGACCTCGAACAGATCGACGCCAAGCTCGAACGGCTGAAGCGCGAACGCGAAAGCCTTGGCGGCGTCAACCTTCGCGCCGAGGAAGAAGCGCGCGAGTTGACCGAGCAGCTCGAAACCATGACCGGCGAGCGCGAAGACCTAGTCAGCGCCATCGCCAAACTGCGTCAGGGCATCGGCAGCCTCAATCGCGAGGGCCGGGAGCGGATGCTCGAAGCGTTCGAGAAGGTCAACGCCAATTTCTCGCGGCTCTTCACGCATCTCTTCGGCGGCGGCGAAGCGCATCTGAAGCTCACCGAGTCCGACGATCCGCTGGAAGCCGGCCTCGAAATTTTCGCGCGTCCGCCGGGCAAGCGGCTTCAGGTGATGTCGCTTCTATCGGGCGGCGAGCAGGCGCTGACCGCGATGTCGCTGATCTTCGCCGTGTTCCTCACCAACCCCTCGCCGATCTGCGTGCTGGACGAGGTGGACGCGCCGCTGGACGACGCCAATGTCGAACGCTTCTGCGATCTGATGGACGAGATGACGCGCACCACCGATACGCGCTTCCTGATCATCACCCATCACGCGCTGACGATGGCGCGCATGAACCGGCTGTTCGGCGTCACCATGCAGGAGCGCGGTGTCTCGACGCTGGTGTCGGTCGATCTCGACGTGGCGGAGCGGATTCGCGAGGCGTCCTGA